From the genome of Nitrosomonas sp., one region includes:
- a CDS encoding ATP-binding protein — MSLVNYWPSLDEINRCIKAEAENSSDEVLLAVHQQFPLSYSRVGPDGKVMPGSKTPATENELISYFVADAPSGSHVLPITGASGVGKSHLIRILDARLRRLPDAHRYLIIRIPKSASLRRIVELILEADPLQDPKYDGVKREFTKALADVPLHEAVIRFQAELAIVLNEYALNLRQSLAHDTSNTLLKERFAHAVDLPKLMADAETVRHFTEKVFPRIIQRSVRGVAAEVGEMKEIDPTDSQFKEDDLDLSGIDLGQANKQVARYCQLNLNAQEGRGKSVAVSVLNEVVDKATRQLYQLNQSLGGMTLAEVILEIRRLLLIGNRELVILVEDFAALVGIQDTLAKVLIQEGETSKGKEFATIRSAIAVTDGYLAGRDTLATRAGREWVVESQLESEAETLRRIKALVASYLNAARHGETTLKKYYQQANITDESGNLLWSPGVYSDGSDEDNKTLNAFGYIENVPLFPFTEAAIEFLARITLTSGNVLIFNPRYVIKNIIREVLMVGRDAFVNGQFPPPGIKTRRASADVAQWLASLHETEDRKNRYERLVTIWGNDPKTRSEIGCIPKEVFEIFGLPQPDIDYIPPISNPIDTTEKTTETTTHETTSDQEQKIHAYKTALEEWVQDGKRLDQKVANEIRKALATLINQRIDWNAERCLKLNEIKPNTFSIPNAGGEGNVSANAIKIAMSSDDPDGRLRGELLALLRYIEVYKCSTGYEGMDEDLARISNLVERLMSDALEIVRTSVKKHNQSAILILAANSRLLGISERGSTPAALSSFLFGYFEGIESVSNTAPGSFKEWLTLQNKATEIRPQLRQFLLDTNGCFQGTGKTAYGIDMVRLVEDYPRDGDSIVYDNIQGFSSELKTVLQNMSDAKVGARLNLLLQDANKIQSSIFTELGNEFDKQTLLSTFKELATTLKEMGAWSSNEIGMSPMDFMNLCEEFRAAAIKSSLSGLHEFEKKEDDDLSHTKKIMRTAKLQLSPLLTADRFLNAASKVMRAADSYAQVLESQYQGISPNEKAKELTETFDCLIADLLILKEGGK; from the coding sequence ATGAGTCTCGTGAATTATTGGCCTTCTTTAGATGAAATTAATAGATGTATTAAGGCTGAAGCTGAGAACTCTTCTGACGAAGTGTTGCTTGCTGTACATCAGCAGTTTCCTTTGTCGTATTCAAGAGTTGGTCCGGATGGCAAAGTCATGCCTGGTAGCAAAACACCAGCTACAGAAAATGAACTCATCAGTTATTTTGTTGCCGATGCTCCTTCCGGAAGTCATGTCCTACCCATTACCGGGGCTTCGGGCGTCGGTAAATCACACCTTATCCGCATACTCGACGCCCGTTTGCGTCGCCTGCCAGACGCACACCGTTATCTAATTATTCGGATACCTAAGAGCGCAAGTCTACGGCGTATTGTGGAGTTAATTCTCGAGGCGGACCCACTCCAAGACCCAAAATATGACGGAGTGAAGAGGGAATTTACTAAGGCTTTGGCAGATGTGCCATTGCATGAAGCAGTTATACGGTTTCAAGCTGAATTGGCGATCGTTCTAAATGAGTATGCTTTAAACTTAAGGCAAAGCCTTGCTCATGATACGTCAAATACTTTGCTTAAAGAACGCTTTGCTCATGCAGTGGACTTGCCAAAACTGATGGCTGATGCTGAAACAGTAAGGCATTTTACTGAGAAAGTGTTTCCCCGGATCATTCAGCGATCAGTCAGAGGCGTAGCGGCGGAAGTGGGAGAGATGAAAGAGATTGATCCGACAGACTCACAATTTAAGGAGGATGATCTCGATCTGAGTGGCATTGACCTTGGGCAGGCTAACAAACAAGTTGCAAGGTACTGTCAACTAAATCTTAATGCACAAGAAGGGCGAGGAAAGTCTGTCGCTGTCAGCGTGCTAAATGAAGTAGTTGATAAAGCAACCCGACAACTCTATCAATTAAACCAGTCTCTGGGGGGCATGACCCTTGCTGAAGTTATTTTGGAGATCCGGCGTCTGCTTTTGATAGGCAACAGGGAGTTGGTTATTTTGGTGGAAGATTTTGCCGCCTTGGTAGGAATTCAAGATACTCTTGCCAAAGTGCTGATCCAGGAAGGCGAAACCAGTAAAGGTAAAGAGTTTGCCACGATACGTTCTGCCATTGCCGTAACTGATGGCTATCTGGCGGGCAGAGATACATTGGCTACCCGTGCAGGGCGCGAATGGGTGGTTGAGAGTCAACTTGAGTCGGAAGCCGAAACCTTAAGGCGCATAAAGGCACTTGTAGCATCATATTTAAATGCAGCGCGACACGGTGAGACTACATTAAAAAAATACTATCAACAAGCAAACATAACGGATGAATCAGGCAATTTGCTCTGGTCGCCAGGTGTTTATTCTGATGGAAGTGATGAAGACAACAAGACGCTAAATGCTTTCGGCTATATCGAGAACGTACCGCTTTTTCCGTTCACTGAAGCGGCTATTGAATTTCTTGCACGCATCACTTTGACTTCAGGTAATGTCTTAATCTTCAATCCACGCTATGTCATCAAAAATATTATTCGGGAGGTCTTAATGGTGGGCCGAGATGCCTTTGTTAATGGACAATTTCCGCCCCCTGGTATCAAAACAAGGAGGGCTTCTGCGGATGTTGCCCAATGGTTGGCATCATTGCATGAAACTGAAGACCGAAAAAATCGCTATGAGCGTTTAGTGACTATCTGGGGAAATGACCCCAAAACTCGATCTGAAATAGGGTGTATTCCTAAGGAGGTTTTTGAGATTTTTGGCTTGCCTCAACCCGATATTGATTACATTCCACCGATTTCAAACCCGATCGATACCACAGAAAAAACAACCGAGACGACTACTCACGAGACCACTTCCGATCAGGAACAAAAAATCCATGCTTATAAGACGGCGTTGGAAGAATGGGTTCAGGATGGTAAAAGATTGGATCAAAAAGTTGCTAATGAAATCCGAAAGGCACTGGCAACTTTGATCAATCAGCGTATCGACTGGAATGCTGAGCGATGCCTAAAACTTAACGAAATTAAACCTAATACATTTTCAATTCCTAATGCAGGTGGTGAGGGCAATGTTTCAGCTAACGCCATTAAGATAGCTATGAGTAGTGACGACCCTGATGGTCGTTTACGTGGTGAGTTACTGGCACTTTTGCGCTATATCGAAGTATATAAATGCAGTACAGGCTATGAAGGTATGGATGAAGACCTTGCCCGTATTTCCAATTTAGTCGAGCGTCTTATGTCGGATGCACTTGAAATTGTCCGTACTTCAGTAAAAAAACACAACCAGTCTGCAATACTCATCTTGGCAGCAAATAGTCGGTTACTAGGAATCAGTGAGCGAGGGAGCACGCCAGCGGCGCTTTCTTCTTTTCTGTTCGGCTATTTTGAAGGGATTGAAAGCGTGTCAAATACTGCTCCTGGGTCGTTTAAAGAATGGCTAACTTTACAAAATAAAGCCACCGAAATCAGGCCACAATTACGGCAATTCCTACTTGATACAAACGGGTGCTTTCAGGGAACGGGGAAGACAGCGTATGGGATTGATATGGTCCGCTTAGTGGAAGATTACCCCCGGGATGGTGACAGTATTGTTTATGACAATATTCAAGGTTTTTCATCTGAGTTAAAGACAGTTTTGCAAAACATGAGTGATGCAAAAGTTGGGGCTCGGCTTAACCTATTGCTACAAGATGCTAACAAAATCCAAAGCTCAATTTTTACTGAACTTGGAAATGAATTTGATAAACAGACTCTGCTAAGTACATTTAAGGAGTTGGCGACAACACTCAAGGAAATGGGGGCATGGTCTTCTAACGAGATTGGAATGTCACCAATGGACTTTATGAATTTGTGTGAGGAGTTCCGTGCTGCCGCAATTAAGAGCAGTCTTTCTGGTTTACATGAATTTGAGAAAAAAGAAGATGATGATCTATCGCATACGAAGAAGATTATGCGTACAGCGAAACTCCAACTTTCGCCATTGCTGACTGCAGACCGTTTTTTGAATGCCGCAAGTAAAGTCATGCGAGCAGCAGATAGCTATGCACAGGTTCTCGAGTCGCAATATCAAGGAATCAGTCCTAATGAAAAGGCAAAGGAATTGACAGAGACATTTGATTGCTTAATTGCAGACTTACTTATCTTGAAGGAAGGAGGAAAGTAA